A stretch of the Desulfobotulus mexicanus genome encodes the following:
- a CDS encoding MBL fold metallo-hydrolase, translating to MRIFVAEGYIQALLFVLYPDGRVLALDGGCHCDVKAMERMLEKDLGKQWTDVKLQLVSHIHPDHAGAAPVLKRKYGLVMAAPEGINRWYAGTGGFFQHKIDISLGYFVVYAMKKPWKNIYYKRKVCMDYVLKDGDRLPEFPDWQALSTPGHTNHDMVFYHAQSKTLYAADVILYVNRRFQLPFPVSLPHEMEESLLRIRNLDVERLILAHGGVLKVEGMAEIVDGLLVLLARTRMSPMVRRLRPLTRFSPALKDYPA from the coding sequence ATGCGGATTTTTGTGGCAGAAGGTTATATTCAGGCACTGTTGTTTGTTCTTTATCCGGATGGTCGTGTTCTGGCACTGGACGGGGGATGTCACTGCGATGTTAAGGCCATGGAAAGGATGCTGGAAAAAGATCTGGGAAAGCAGTGGACAGACGTTAAACTACAGCTCGTTTCCCACATTCATCCGGATCATGCAGGAGCGGCACCTGTTTTAAAAAGAAAGTACGGTCTTGTGATGGCTGCTCCGGAAGGGATTAACCGGTGGTATGCCGGGACGGGTGGGTTTTTTCAGCATAAGATTGACATATCCCTTGGTTATTTTGTCGTTTATGCCATGAAAAAGCCCTGGAAAAACATTTACTATAAGCGCAAAGTTTGCATGGATTATGTCCTGAAGGATGGAGACCGTCTGCCGGAATTTCCGGACTGGCAGGCACTTTCAACACCGGGCCATACCAACCATGATATGGTATTTTACCATGCCCAGAGCAAGACCCTTTATGCCGCTGATGTTATTTTATATGTAAACAGACGTTTTCAGCTTCCCTTTCCCGTATCCCTTCCCCATGAAATGGAGGAAAGCCTTCTGCGCATCCGCAATCTGGATGTGGAAAGGCTGATACTGGCCCATGGTGGAGTTTTAAAAGTTGAGGGTATGGCAGAAATTGTTGATGGTCTGCTGGTTTTGCTTGCCCGGACCCGGATGAGTCCCATGGTGAGACGTCTCCGGCCCCTGACCCGCTTTTCTCCTGCATTAAAAGATTATCCCGCTTAA
- a CDS encoding sigma 54-interacting transcriptional regulator, with amino-acid sequence MFFSEISMSVADRIHPDDRLVFENTTDGIIVLQDGFLRYVNAIGVRIMGYTHEELVDHHFREFVHPEDLPMVEMRYAQRMNYEPVPDVYPFRLIKKSGEANWFEIHAIEINWKGQRASLTFFHNIQRRMMAEQALGQSEAKTRALLNAVPDMMLLLAPDGLCLHYKPFEDQRCASRICTLEGKNLRDIFPQMIISACMQAIQRTLSTREMQIFEFPFDSERGRMYYEARVVAFVEDEVIVIVRDISDRKRIEENLMQREADLRKENLRLRSSIRDRYGFHNIIGKSPVMQRVYDSILQAAASSAHVIIYGESGTGKELVARAIHDLSDRAKEPFIPVNCGAIPHGLMESEFFGYKKGAFSGAVSDRKGYLDLVCGGSLFMDEIGEIDTNLQVKLLRAIEGGGFIPVGGSELHQPDLRIIGATNRNLMELVKRRMMREDFFYRINIIPVHLPPLRERGEDLTLLIYHFMEQFAEDGRVPVIPPNIMAMLQSYSWPGNIRELQNVIQRYVTMNRIELSGKIGMDEADMDIMPDMDTSGHILDLKEALSSFEKIYIEKVLKKNRWKKAETAKCLGIHRKTLFRKMKELDIES; translated from the coding sequence ATGTTTTTTTCAGAAATCAGTATGTCCGTTGCAGATCGTATCCATCCGGATGACCGTCTTGTTTTTGAGAATACAACGGATGGAATTATTGTTTTGCAGGATGGTTTTCTTCGCTATGTCAATGCCATTGGTGTTCGTATCATGGGATATACCCATGAAGAGCTTGTGGATCATCATTTTCGGGAGTTTGTGCATCCGGAAGATCTTCCCATGGTGGAAATGCGCTATGCCCAGCGTATGAACTATGAGCCTGTTCCCGATGTCTATCCTTTCCGCCTGATAAAAAAATCCGGAGAAGCCAACTGGTTTGAAATTCATGCCATAGAAATTAACTGGAAAGGTCAGAGGGCAAGCCTTACCTTTTTTCATAATATTCAGCGCCGTATGATGGCAGAACAGGCCCTGGGTCAGAGCGAGGCAAAAACCCGCGCCCTTCTGAATGCTGTGCCCGATATGATGCTTCTCCTTGCCCCCGATGGCCTTTGCCTGCACTACAAACCCTTTGAAGATCAGCGGTGTGCCAGCAGGATCTGTACCCTTGAGGGTAAAAATTTAAGGGATATTTTTCCTCAAATGATCATAAGTGCCTGCATGCAGGCCATTCAAAGGACACTTTCCACCCGTGAGATGCAGATTTTTGAGTTCCCCTTTGATTCAGAAAGGGGGCGTATGTATTATGAGGCCCGGGTGGTGGCTTTTGTTGAAGATGAAGTAATTGTTATTGTGAGAGATATTTCGGACAGAAAACGTATCGAAGAAAATCTGATGCAGCGGGAAGCCGATTTGCGCAAGGAAAATCTCAGACTTCGTTCCAGTATCCGGGATCGTTATGGTTTTCATAATATCATCGGTAAAAGCCCTGTTATGCAGAGGGTCTATGACAGTATTCTTCAGGCGGCAGCCTCAAGTGCCCACGTTATTATCTATGGAGAGTCCGGCACCGGCAAAGAGCTGGTGGCAAGGGCCATACATGATCTCAGTGATCGTGCAAAAGAGCCTTTTATCCCTGTCAACTGTGGCGCCATTCCCCATGGATTGATGGAAAGTGAGTTTTTTGGGTATAAAAAAGGGGCTTTTTCCGGAGCGGTTTCCGACAGAAAAGGATATCTGGATCTGGTTTGTGGTGGAAGTCTTTTTATGGATGAAATTGGTGAGATTGATACCAATCTTCAGGTTAAACTTCTCAGGGCCATAGAAGGGGGCGGGTTTATTCCCGTTGGGGGGAGTGAGTTGCATCAGCCGGATCTGCGCATAATCGGTGCCACAAACCGAAACCTTATGGAGCTGGTTAAGCGACGTATGATGCGGGAAGATTTTTTTTACCGCATTAATATAATCCCCGTTCATCTTCCTCCCCTCAGGGAAAGGGGAGAAGATCTGACCCTGCTTATTTACCATTTTATGGAGCAGTTTGCCGAAGATGGCCGTGTACCTGTGATTCCTCCTAATATCATGGCCATGCTTCAGTCTTACAGCTGGCCGGGCAATATCAGGGAGCTTCAGAATGTTATTCAGCGTTATGTGACCATGAATCGTATTGAACTGTCCGGTAAGATAGGAATGGATGAGGCTGATATGGATATTATGCCTGATATGGATACTTCCGGTCATATTCTGGATCTGAAAGAAGCCCTGAGCAGTTTTGAAAAAATATATATAGAAAAGGTGTTGAAAAAGAATCGTTGGAAAAAGGCGGAAACTGCAAAATGCCTTGGTATTCACAGAAAAACCCTTTTCAGGAAAATGAAGGAGTTGGACATAGAATCTTAA